Proteins encoded by one window of Aphis gossypii isolate Hap1 chromosome X, ASM2018417v2, whole genome shotgun sequence:
- the LOC114123351 gene encoding DNA-directed RNA polymerase III subunit RPC2, with amino-acid sequence MVEVLRDKEFLVKEYLETRGLYSHHINSFNAFIDSDLKKIIQQNHSVRSDADPNFYLHFKNVTVGHPQVDDGFNVTRNVTPQECRLRDLTYCAPIYVDIEYVKSGMKYLRKGFIIGRLPIMLRSNRCCLYQKSDAELAKMKECIYDSGGYFIVKGTEKVILMQEQPAKNKILVEKDSNGVPTVQVMSSTVDKKSKTNIIFKKNLIYVCHNALEENIPFVIFMKALGVCSDQLILQMVGTEFAIMNQMYPCFLESSKLNIYTQKQALRFIGDRIKKMGFTSEDYDSRVITEVHDFLSTVILAHIPVTNTNYHMKAIYTSIMVRRLIFSLSNPDLFDSKDYYGNKCLDLPGSFLSLLFDDTFKRFTFELKSVADKNIPKVKATPFDIIKYIRTDTITNALVFAIQTGNWSIKRFRMERHGVTQVLTRLSYLSAIGMMTRVNSQFEKSRKVSGPRSLQPSQFGMLCPSDTPEGEACGLIKNISLLAHVTTESEDDDAVLQLALDLGVEPVGLYSVNDLHEDYMYLIIFNGNIIGSTNKCIDFVEKFRRCRRKGIFSKFISIYISERHKCIYINSGDGRLCRPYIVVENGQPLLTNDHIDDLKRGYCTFQDFIDQSLIEFIDVDEENNCLIAYNEEKIVPETTHMEMAPFSILGICASVIPFPHHNQSPRNTYQCAMGKQAIGTIALNYQHRIDTLQYNLWYTHIPMVHSKAVPMINYDKLPAGQNATIAVMSYSGYDIEDAIILNKASVDRGFGRGGTFRNSKCFLRHYPNQMMDSIQGPIIDNATKKPIYKHRALENDGIAAIGQPVFDKQVTINKATPKTITVEDVGGDRGFKETPLFYKGYDPSYIDKVMITSNSDCFLIKENFRQPRRPEIGDKFSSRHGQKGVVGLIVEQEDMPFNEVGICPDLIMNPHGFPSRMTVGKLIELLAGKAGLLEGKFQDGSAFGGATVTDISNELQKHNYNYLGKDVLYCGIDGRPMEAYIYSGPVFYQRLKHMVADKIHARSRGPRVLLTRQPTEGRSKDGGLRMGEMERDCLIAYGASMLIIERLMLSSDVVEMDVCKLCGLFSYSGWCHMCQKSNSVCRIKMPYACKLLFQELQAMSIVPKISLKKYCD; translated from the coding sequence gtagATGATGGCTTCAATGTTACTAGAAATGTTACACCACAAGAATGCCGCTTACGGGATCTAACATATTGTGCTCCTATATATGTTGATATTGAATATGTTAAAAGCGGCATGAAATATCTTCGAAAAGGATTCATTATTGGCCGTCTACCTATAATGTTAAGAAGTAATCGGTGCTGTCTTTACCAAAAATCAGATGCCGAGTTAGCAAAAATGAAAGAATGTATATATGACTCAGGtggttattttatagtaaaaggAACTGAAAAAGTAATATTGATGCAAGAACAACCtgctaaaaacaaaatattggtcGAAAAAGATTCTAATGGAGTACCTACAGTTCAAGTAATGAGTAGTACTGTTGACAAAAAgtctaaaactaatattatttttaagaaaaatttgatttatgtttGTCATAACGCTCTTGAGGAGAATATaccttttgttatttttatgaaagctCTTGGTGTCTGTTCAGATCAGTTAATACTTCAGATGGTCGGTACAGAGTTTGCTATTATGAATCAAATGTATCCATGCTTTTTAGAAAGTAGCAAGTTAAATATCTATACTCAAAAACAAGCTCTTAGATTTATTGGAGataggataaaaaaaatggggtTCACCTCTGAAGACTATGATAGCAGAGTTATTACTGAAGTACATGATTTTTTATCTACTGTGATTTTGGCTCATATACCCGTGACTAACACTAATTATCATATGAAAGCTATATACACTTCAATCATGGTAAGGCGACTTATTTTTTCACTGTCCAATCCAGatttatttgatagtaaagATTACTATGGTAATAAGTGTTTAGATTTACCTGGatcatttttatctttacttTTTGATGATACTTTTAAACGTTTCACTTTTGAACTGAAATCTGTAGCTGATAAGAATATACCAAAAGTGAAGGCTACTCCGTTTGATATAATCAAGTACATTAGAACCGATACAATTACAAACGCCTTGGTATTCGCTATTCAAACTGGTAATTGGTCTATTAAGAGATTTCGTATGGAAAGACATGGTGTTACTCAGGTTTTAACTAGATTGTCATATTTATCAGCTATAGGTATGATGACTAGAGTTAATtcacaatttgaaaaaagtcgAAAAGTATCAGGACCACGTTCATTACAACCTTCCCAGTTTGGAATGTTGTGCCCTTCTGATACTCCTGAAGGAGAAGCTTGTGgactcataaaaaatatttcacttttagCTCATGTGACGACTGAATCTGAGGATGATGATGCTGTATTACAATTAGCTCTTGATTTAGGAGTTGAACCAGTAGGCTTGTATTCAGTAAACGATTTGCATGaagattatatgtatttaataatatttaatggaaaTATCATTGGTTCTACTAACAAGTGTATTGACTTTGTTGAAAAATTTCGGAGGTGTAGGCGGAAAGGTATATTCAGTAAGTTTATTTCCATTTACATATCAGAAAGGCACAAGTGTATTTACATTAACTCTGGTGATGGTAGACTATGTAGACCGTATATAGTTGTAGAAAATGGTCAGCCATTACTCACTAATGATCAtattgatgatttaaaaaGAGGGTATTGTACATTTCAAGATTTTATTGATCAATctcttattgaatttattgatgtcgatgaagaaaataattgtttaatagcGTATAATGAAGAGAAGATTGTTCCTGAAACTACTCATATGGAAATGGCGCCTTTCAGCATACTGGGTATATGTGCTAGTGTTATACCTTTTCCACATCATAACCAATCGCCCCGTAACACCTATCAATGTGCTATGGGTAAACAAGCCATAGGTACTATAGCTTTAAATTACCAACATAGAATAGATACACTTCAATACAATTTGTGGTACACACACATACCAATGGTTCATTCTAAAGCGGTACCAATGATCAATTATGATAAGTTGCCAGCTGGTCAAAATGCCACTATTGCTGTTATGAGTTACTCTGGCTATGATATTGAAGATGCTATCATATTGAATAAGGCTAGTGTTGATAGAGGTTTTGGAAGAGGTGGAACATTTAGAAATTCTAAATGTTTCTTAAGACATTATCCAAATCAAATGATGGATTCTATTCAAGGACCTATCATCGATAATGCCACAAAAAAACCAATCTATAAACATAGGGCATTAGAAAATGATGGTATAGCAGCTATTGGTCAACCAGTATTTGATAAACAAGTCACAATCAATAAAGCAACACCAAAAACTATTACTGTAGAAGATGTAGGTGGTGATAGAGGTTTTAAGGAAACACCTTTATTTTACAAAGGATATGATCCATCATATATTGACAAAGTAATGATAACATCAAATAGTGattgttttttgattaaagAAAACTTTAGACAACCAAGACGACCTGAAATTGGTGATAAATTTAGTAGTAGACATGGTCAAAAAGGAGTGGTTGGTTTGATTGTAGAACAAGAGGATATGCCTTTCAATGAAGTTGGAATATGCCCAGATTTGATTATGAACCCTCATGGTTTCCCATCTCGTATGACAGTAGGTAAACTTATTGAACTTTTAGCTGGTAAAGCGGGATTATTAGAAGGCAAATTTCAAGACGGCAGTGCTTTTGGTGGTGCAACTGTCACCGATATTAGTAATGAGTTGcagaaacataattataattatctggGAAAAGATGTACTATACTGTGGCATTGATGGTAGACCTATGGAAGCATATATTTACTCAGGCCCAGTTTTCTATCAACGTCTGAAACATATGGTAGCCGATAAGATACATGCTCGATCTAGAGGACCTAGAGTGCTGTTGACCAGACAGCCAACAGAAGGTAGATCAAAAGATGGTGGACTCCGGATGGGAGAGATGGAAAGAGACTGTCTTATTGCATATGGTGCTAGTATGCTGATCATTGAAAGATTGATGTTAAGTAGTGATGTGGTAGAAATGGATGTATGCAAATTATGtggtttattttcatattctgGTTGGTGTCACATGTGCCAAAAAAGTAATTCAGTGTGCCGAATCAAAATGCCTTATGCATGCAAATTACTATTTCAAGAACTGCAAGCAATGAGTATAGTACCtaaaatatcattgaaaaaatattgtgactga